Sequence from the Luteibacter aegosomaticola genome:
GATCGGTGACTTGATGGCCGAAGGGGCCACGGAGAGCGGGTGGTAGCCATAGCGGCCGGCGTGGAGGATCTGCATGCAGATCTTGCCGCCCTCGGCGTGCACCGCCCGGGTGACCTTGCGGTGCCGGGCCACGTGCCAGGGCATCGACATCGTGCCGGACATGGGCTTGAGCCAGCCGCGCAGGTTGGGCGCGATGCCGCCGGTGACGATAAGGCCGGCGCCCCCCGCGGCGCGTTCGGCGAAGTAGGCCGCGAGCTTGTCGTAGTCCTTGGCCTTGTCCTCCAGCCCGGTGTGCATGGAGCCCATGAGCACACGGTTGCGCAGGGTGGTGAAGCCCAGGTCGAGCGGGGCGAGGAGGTGCGGGTAGGACACGGGCGGCGGCTCCGGTTCAAACGATCGTTCGAATGATCCGCTGAGATGGCCTGCGGGGCAAGGGCGGCCGCAGCAAAGGCTGCCGCGACAGTGACATTTTCGGGTCGCCGCACCCGCGTTACGGGCTGTATCAGGCCCGTTACACGGGCATCGATCCATTCAGTTTGCGAAAACCGCGCAAAGCGCGCTGCGGCGCGGTCTCGCCGCAGGAAAGACGCAAGGCACGCAATTTGCTCCCTCCTGTGACCCGGCGCGTTGGCAGGACGCACGGATATACCGAAAAAACAGGGGTTCACGTCGCTCGCTCATCAGGAGATTCTCCCATGCGTAAGACCCTTATCGCCACGGCGATCTGCCTCGCTATCGGATTCGCACTGCCGGCCATGGCCGACGACACCCAGACCGGGGGCGCAGGCCCCTCGGCCCAGCGTCATTCGCGAGCCTATGCCGATAGCTTCAATGACAGCTCGACCAATACCAGCACCAACACGACCACCAACACCACGGCCAACTCGTTCAACACGAGCAACGCCATTGCCAACACCACGCTTAACGGCACGGTGACCGGCAACACCACGTACAACCTCGGCAACATCGCGTCGAACACCGGTAACGCCAATGGCGGACGCGGCGCAGCGGGCGGCGACGCCTGGGGTGCCAGCGGCCACGGCGGCAGCGGCGGTGACGGTGCCAGCAGTGGCAACGCCCGCGCCCGCGGCGCGGCCGGCGGCAGCGCCGACGGCGGCAGTGCCAGTGCCAACGGCGGCAGCTGGGCATGGACGGGCGGTACCAGTGGTGACGGCGGCAACGGCAGCGGTGCTGGCGGACGTGCCAATGGCCGCGGCCCGGGTGCCGACACCACGACGGGCGGATCGCCGACCAATACGGGCGGTGCGTCGGCCAGCACGGGTGGCGCATCCACCGCAGGTGACTCGTCGCCGACGTCGACGGCCGGTAGCGCCACGAGCGGTGCGGGCGGATCGGCCATGGCAGCGAGCGGCGCCGGCGGTTCCGGTGCGGCGGGTGGCGATGGCTCGGGCGGTTCGAACGCGGGTGGCGCCGGTGGTAGCGGCGGTGCTGGCGGTGGGAACAACGTCAACGCCGGTACGTACAGCATGGCAAACGACATGGGTAGCGCGGCGTCCTCCGTCGCTGGTATCGCCAACCTCGCACAGAACTCCGGTGCGAATGGTCTGATCCAGCAGGCTGTGAACGTCCAGGCCAACCTGTCCGTCGGCCCGTAACTGGGCAGTACGTAGCGATGGAACCACGGGGCACCTCCGGGTGCCCCGTGATCCGCAGGGGATCCCCAGCCTCAGGAGCACACCATGTCGATGTTCCGACCCCACTACAGGCACCTCGCCCTCGCCGTGTTGGCCGCGGCGTTTGCCACGGGCGCACAGGCGTCGCCACCGGGCGAGCAGCCACCGGCGTCGTTTGGCACGGCCACACCCGTGGCGCAATTGCAGACGATGACGGGCGGTACGGATACGCACGTGAACAACATCACCAACCAGGAAAGCAACGGCACCGTCGATAACAACTCGAACGTCAGTATCGGCAACGGCGCGAACAACATCAGCGGCAACGCGTTCAACAGTTCGGCCGGCATCAACACGGCGGTGCAGAACTCCGGCAACAACGTCCTCATCCAGAACAACACCATCGTGACGGTAAGGATGCAGTGATGAAGGCGGCCTGCTCCCTTGCCCTACTGCTTTTGCTGGCGAGTCCTTTCGCCATGGCAGGCAAGGCTGAAGTGCAGACCAGCCCGTCGGTGTCTTACCCGCTGAAGCTGACGAGCCTGAAAGAAGCGCGCTTCCGCAACACGATCCGCCAAAAGTACGACTTCAGCTGCGGCTCCGCCGCTGTCGCCACCTTGCTTACCTACCAGTACGCATACCCCATCGACGAGCAGGCCGCGTTCGATGTGATGTATGCGAGCGGCGACCGCAACAAGATTGCCCACGAAGGCTTCTCGCTGCTCGATATCAAGCGGTTCCTCGCCTCCCGCGGCTTCATTGCGGATGGCTTCGACGTACCGCTGGAGAAGCTCGACGAAGAGGGGATCCCCGCGATCGTGCTGATCGACGAGCGCGGCTACCACCACTTCGTGGTGGTTAAGGGTTACAAGAACGATCGCGTCCTCATCGGCGACCCCGCCCGTGGCACGCGGTCCATGTCCAAACGGCGCTTCGACGACATGTGGAAAAACCACATTGTCTTCGTGATCCATAACGAACGCGACCGCGCCATCTTCAACAGTCCGCGCGACTGGGCAGTCGCGCCCGCGGCACCGATTTCCGAGGGCATAGAGCGCAACGGCCTCGGTCCCATCGTGATGCCCAAGCGCGGACCGGGGGATATATGAGCACCCGACGACTCCTGATCGCCACGGCGATCGCGCTAGGCGCATGTGGATCGCTGCATGCGGCCGATTTTCCCGTCAACTACGCGGTGCCGGATGCACGCCTGGATACGATCCGTGGCGGCTTCGACCTGGGCTCGCAGCTGCAGGCATCACTGGGCCTCGAACGCACGGTGATGATCAATGGTGTCGAGGCCATCCGCCAGTCCGTCAATATCCCGGACGTGGCAAAGATCACCGTGGACCAGGCTAACGCCCTGCGCGCGATCATGGGGACGACCTTTGTCACGAACGGTGTAGCTGGCGTAACGAGCAGCGCGATCAGCACGGGGTCGCAATCGCTATCGACGGCTGCGGCGCAAGCGTCGGTACCCACGACGGCGATCGCTTCCACGACCCAGGCGATCAGCGTACCGACCAACCTGGCTGGCATGACCACCCCCGTGGGCGGTTCGTCGCCGAGCCTGGTGGTGCAGAACGCACTGGATAACCAGGCCATCACGGCCACCACCAAGATCGACGCCTCCGTGAATACGTCGCAGATGCTG
This genomic interval carries:
- a CDS encoding C39 family peptidase, encoding MKAACSLALLLLLASPFAMAGKAEVQTSPSVSYPLKLTSLKEARFRNTIRQKYDFSCGSAAVATLLTYQYAYPIDEQAAFDVMYASGDRNKIAHEGFSLLDIKRFLASRGFIADGFDVPLEKLDEEGIPAIVLIDERGYHHFVVVKGYKNDRVLIGDPARGTRSMSKRRFDDMWKNHIVFVIHNERDRAIFNSPRDWAVAPAAPISEGIERNGLGPIVMPKRGPGDI